A single genomic interval of Spirosoma linguale DSM 74 harbors:
- a CDS encoding Glyceraldehyde-3-phosphate dehydrogenase (phosphorylating) (PFAM: glyceraldehyde 3-phosphate dehydrogenase~KEGG: esa:ESA_02983 hypothetical protein) — MATIALHGFGRIGRQFLRVGLKNNLFVPVSISDIRDEPTLAALFAVDTNYGRWHEPVSGSEGQLTIGDRTIPYINSSKDIPDWAALGVDLVIDCTGRATTRAGAQAHLDKGAKYVLISAPSKSLADCDAVLLKGINLDTFDPANHHIVSMGSCTTNALAAVVKVIRENFGIQYGLFSTVHSYTNTQSLTDQPMKDRRDSWAAAENIIPSSSGAARTLQFIWSDLKITGKAYRVPTRTGSIAELNLITEKDCTVQEVNDAFRKAAAEGPLKGVMDTLEDEWSSARIVADPHSSIIDLPLTAKEGNLLSVAAWYDNEWGFANRLAEVAAFMAERI, encoded by the coding sequence ATGGCAACAATTGCTTTGCATGGTTTTGGCCGCATTGGTCGGCAATTCCTCCGCGTTGGATTGAAAAACAACTTGTTCGTTCCCGTTTCTATTTCCGACATCCGGGACGAACCCACACTGGCCGCTCTCTTTGCCGTCGATACAAACTACGGGCGCTGGCACGAACCCGTTTCCGGAAGCGAGGGCCAGTTAACCATTGGAGATCGAACGATTCCCTACATAAACTCGTCCAAAGACATACCAGACTGGGCCGCACTGGGTGTCGATCTCGTCATTGACTGCACTGGTCGCGCCACTACCCGGGCGGGGGCGCAGGCCCACCTCGACAAAGGAGCCAAGTACGTACTCATCAGTGCTCCCAGCAAATCGCTGGCCGACTGCGACGCGGTCTTGCTGAAGGGTATCAACCTCGACACCTTCGATCCGGCCAATCATCACATTGTCAGCATGGGCAGTTGCACCACCAATGCCCTCGCGGCTGTGGTAAAGGTTATCCGCGAAAATTTCGGTATTCAGTACGGTCTCTTCTCAACTGTGCACTCCTATACCAATACCCAATCGCTGACGGATCAGCCCATGAAAGACCGGCGCGATTCGTGGGCCGCGGCCGAAAATATTATTCCGTCCTCGTCAGGTGCGGCCCGCACCTTACAGTTTATCTGGAGCGACCTTAAAATTACCGGCAAAGCCTACCGGGTGCCAACGCGTACCGGCAGCATTGCCGAACTAAACCTGATTACCGAGAAAGATTGCACGGTTCAGGAAGTTAACGATGCCTTTCGCAAAGCAGCTGCTGAAGGTCCGCTGAAAGGTGTAATGGACACGCTGGAAGACGAATGGTCGTCAGCCCGCATCGTTGCCGATCCGCACTCATCCATTATCGACTTACCCTTAACGGCTAAGGAAGGCAATCTGCTATCGGTAGCGGCCTGGTATGATAATGAGTGGGGTTTTGCCAACCGGCTGGCCGAAGTAGCAGCTTTCATGGCCGAACGAATTTAG
- a CDS encoding Alkanesulfonate monooxygenase (PFAM: Luciferase-like, subgroup~KEGG: sit:TM1040_3362 alkanesulfonate monooxygenase): protein MLSQPISTISARTTDRVCEVAWFSDLCGEDTEFISVREPANSTFDHCRNIALTAERLGFNNLLLPTSYMIGQEVIPFAAGVAPDLHNINLLTAIRCGEMHPPMLARSLASLDHMLQGRLTINIINSDLPGYREDADFRYQRCAETIQILKQAWTSDRIEHDGPVYGKISLAIDPVRPYQQNGGPLLYFGGTSDGARDVCARYCDVFLMWPETEELLYANMQDVSERAARYGRQVDFGLRIHVIVRETEAEARAWSRHIMSKFDPVRGAAMKQASQSSWSLGVKRQNALREAADTDGYVEPLLWTDIGKARSGAGGALVGSADQIVDKINRYMDMGIRAFIFSGYPLMAEAEHFARLVLPRLPQTTLSRLQNRMPAIG from the coding sequence ATGCTTTCCCAACCAATTTCAACCATTTCGGCCCGAACAACAGACCGGGTTTGCGAAGTGGCCTGGTTTTCTGACCTCTGCGGAGAAGATACCGAATTTATCAGCGTTCGCGAACCGGCAAACAGTACATTCGACCATTGTCGAAACATTGCGTTGACGGCCGAGCGGCTTGGCTTCAATAACTTACTATTACCCACGTCGTATATGATCGGGCAGGAGGTGATTCCCTTTGCGGCTGGTGTGGCCCCCGACCTTCACAACATCAACCTGCTTACCGCTATTCGCTGTGGTGAAATGCATCCGCCCATGCTGGCCCGGTCGCTGGCCTCTCTCGATCATATGCTTCAGGGACGGCTCACGATCAATATCATCAACTCCGATTTGCCCGGTTACCGCGAAGACGCCGATTTTCGGTACCAGCGCTGCGCCGAAACCATTCAAATTTTAAAGCAAGCCTGGACGAGTGATCGTATCGAACACGACGGGCCCGTTTACGGAAAAATCAGCCTGGCAATCGACCCAGTCAGGCCGTATCAGCAAAATGGCGGACCGCTGCTGTATTTTGGTGGTACGTCGGATGGCGCACGGGATGTGTGCGCCCGTTACTGCGATGTGTTTTTGATGTGGCCCGAAACGGAAGAGTTGTTATATGCCAACATGCAGGACGTATCGGAGCGGGCGGCCCGGTATGGCAGGCAGGTCGATTTTGGTTTGCGGATTCACGTCATTGTTCGCGAAACAGAAGCCGAAGCCCGTGCCTGGTCCAGGCATATTATGTCGAAGTTCGATCCGGTGCGCGGGGCGGCCATGAAACAGGCTTCGCAAAGTTCGTGGTCGCTGGGGGTAAAACGTCAGAACGCCCTTCGCGAAGCTGCCGACACTGATGGGTATGTGGAGCCGCTGCTCTGGACTGATATTGGTAAGGCCCGCTCGGGGGCGGGTGGAGCACTGGTGGGCAGCGCCGATCAGATCGTCGACAAAATCAACCGTTACATGGACATGGGCATTCGGGCTTTTATCTTCTCCGGCTATCCGCTCATGGCCGAAGCGGAGCATTTTGCCCGGTTGGTATTACCCCGGCTGCCCCAAACGACCCTCTCGCGTTTGCAGAACCGCATGCCAGCTATTGGATAG
- a CDS encoding peptidase M16 domain protein (PFAM: peptidase M16 domain protein~KEGG: pha:PSHAa1089 peptidase) — protein MTTRFPLLLPFLCLFSAGVTYAQTRLVEKVTRQGNELVIPYEKYVLPNSLTLIVHEDHSDPIVHVDVTYHVGSAREEIGKSGFAHFFEHMMFQGSDHVADDEHFKIVTESGGTLNGSTNRDRTNYYETLPSNQLERALWLEADRMGFLLDAVTQKKFEIQRATVKNERGQNYDNRPYGLAGEYVAKNLYAYGHPYSWLTIGYIEDLNRVNVNDLKNFFLRWYGPNNAVLTIGGDVTAKQVVALTEKYFGSIPRGPEVTKTQVPTPVVDKDRYVSYEDNVRFPMLQLVFPTVPNYHPDEAPLDALAEILGGGKNSLFYKNLVKTQLAVQANASHPATELAGQLAMVVLPFPGKSLDSTEAVVRRTLAEFERRGATDDDIAQFRATREADLINGLSSVSGKVSQLAAFQTYLGNPNYLPQELKRYKSVTKADVMRVYNQYIKGKNAVILTVYPKGKPEIVAKPDNYTVSTANYKAPDYGYNGLAYTKPKDSFDRAVKPGPGPNPALKVPPFWNDKLPNGIKVIGARNDEIPAITMLFTIKGGHLLEANDPSKAGVAQLTASLMNEATQNYTNEQLNTKLEKLGSSIDIRANTEEITISVEALIKNLDSTLALVEEKLLRPKFAQDDFDRLKKQQLELISNQSTQPVVIANKAYSKLLYGSANIRSVPLSGTTKTVETITLDDVKAFYKNYLSPSVTNMVVVGDIEQAAIMPKLAFLSKWAAKPVKIPTTPAPKKIDKTRLYLIDKEQAAQSEIRIGYLTNMPYDATGDYYKAALANYMLGGAFSSRINMNLREDKGYTYGARSGFSSTNTPGPFTAQAGVKAAATDSSVIEFVKEITNYAKSGITEQELAFVKSSLGQSDALRYETSLQKAFFLSRIIEYNLPRNYVEQQSEILRKITKAEIDAVAKKQLPINNMIITVVGNKQLIKPGLEKLGYELVELDKEGNVLGSSTTPADVPAGGAPAKMSSGKKN, from the coding sequence ATGACCACACGCTTTCCTTTACTGCTACCCTTCCTCTGCCTCTTTTCTGCCGGAGTGACGTACGCCCAAACCCGACTCGTTGAGAAAGTAACCCGGCAGGGTAACGAACTCGTTATTCCCTACGAGAAATACGTTCTGCCCAATAGCTTAACGCTAATTGTTCACGAAGACCATTCCGATCCCATCGTTCATGTCGACGTCACGTACCACGTAGGCTCGGCCCGTGAAGAAATCGGGAAGTCGGGTTTTGCCCACTTCTTCGAACACATGATGTTTCAGGGTTCCGACCACGTAGCCGACGATGAGCATTTCAAAATCGTGACCGAATCGGGCGGAACGCTCAACGGATCGACCAACCGCGACCGCACGAACTATTACGAAACGCTCCCCAGCAACCAGCTCGAACGGGCACTCTGGCTCGAAGCCGACCGCATGGGCTTTCTGCTGGATGCTGTTACGCAGAAGAAATTCGAGATTCAGCGGGCTACCGTTAAAAACGAACGCGGCCAGAATTACGACAACCGGCCTTATGGACTGGCTGGTGAGTACGTAGCCAAAAACCTGTATGCGTATGGTCATCCCTACTCATGGCTCACCATCGGCTACATCGAAGACCTGAACCGAGTCAATGTAAACGACCTGAAAAATTTCTTCCTGCGGTGGTACGGCCCCAACAATGCCGTGCTGACGATTGGGGGCGATGTAACCGCCAAGCAAGTAGTAGCCCTGACGGAAAAGTACTTCGGTTCCATTCCGCGTGGTCCGGAAGTAACAAAAACGCAGGTGCCCACGCCCGTAGTGGATAAGGATCGGTACGTTTCGTACGAAGACAACGTACGCTTCCCCATGCTGCAACTGGTGTTTCCGACGGTGCCGAACTACCACCCGGACGAAGCGCCCCTCGACGCGCTGGCCGAAATTCTGGGCGGTGGTAAAAACTCGCTTTTTTACAAGAATCTGGTGAAAACACAACTGGCCGTGCAGGCGAATGCCTCGCACCCCGCCACGGAACTGGCCGGGCAGCTGGCCATGGTCGTCCTGCCGTTTCCGGGCAAGAGTCTGGACAGTACAGAAGCCGTCGTTCGCCGGACACTGGCCGAATTTGAACGACGGGGTGCTACCGACGATGATATTGCGCAATTCAGAGCCACCCGCGAAGCCGACCTGATCAACGGCCTGTCGAGTGTATCCGGGAAAGTGTCGCAACTGGCGGCTTTCCAGACTTATCTCGGCAACCCGAACTACCTGCCGCAGGAGCTGAAACGCTACAAGAGTGTGACAAAGGCCGATGTAATGCGGGTATACAACCAGTACATTAAAGGCAAAAACGCGGTAATCCTGACGGTATATCCCAAAGGGAAACCCGAAATTGTGGCGAAGCCCGATAACTATACGGTGTCGACGGCTAACTACAAGGCACCAGACTACGGCTATAACGGACTGGCCTACACCAAGCCCAAAGACAGTTTCGACCGAGCGGTTAAACCCGGTCCCGGCCCGAACCCGGCGCTGAAAGTCCCTCCCTTCTGGAACGACAAACTACCCAACGGCATCAAAGTGATTGGCGCTCGCAACGACGAAATTCCGGCGATAACGATGCTGTTCACCATCAAAGGCGGGCATTTGCTGGAAGCCAATGATCCATCGAAGGCCGGGGTGGCACAGTTGACCGCTTCGCTGATGAACGAAGCCACCCAGAACTATACCAACGAGCAACTCAATACGAAACTCGAAAAGTTGGGCAGCAGTATCGATATCCGGGCCAATACCGAAGAAATCACCATCTCCGTCGAAGCCTTGATAAAGAACCTGGATTCGACACTGGCTCTGGTTGAAGAGAAATTGCTGCGGCCCAAATTTGCTCAGGACGATTTTGATCGACTGAAGAAGCAACAGCTCGAACTGATCAGCAACCAGAGTACACAACCGGTTGTGATTGCCAATAAAGCCTATAGCAAACTGTTGTACGGCTCTGCCAACATCCGGTCGGTGCCCTTGAGCGGAACGACCAAAACCGTTGAAACCATCACCCTGGACGATGTGAAGGCTTTCTACAAAAATTACCTCTCGCCATCAGTAACGAATATGGTGGTTGTAGGCGATATTGAGCAGGCGGCTATCATGCCTAAACTGGCGTTTTTATCGAAGTGGGCAGCTAAACCGGTAAAAATACCGACGACACCGGCCCCTAAGAAAATCGACAAAACCCGCCTTTATCTGATCGACAAAGAACAGGCGGCTCAGTCCGAAATTCGTATCGGTTACCTCACCAATATGCCTTACGATGCTACCGGTGATTACTACAAGGCCGCATTAGCCAACTACATGCTGGGTGGAGCCTTCAGCAGCCGCATCAACATGAACCTGCGCGAAGACAAAGGCTATACCTACGGGGCTCGCTCTGGTTTTTCGAGTACTAACACCCCCGGCCCCTTTACGGCGCAGGCGGGCGTGAAAGCAGCGGCAACAGACAGCTCAGTAATTGAATTTGTGAAGGAGATTACCAACTACGCCAAGTCGGGCATTACGGAGCAGGAACTGGCCTTTGTGAAAAGTTCGCTGGGACAAAGCGACGCCCTGCGTTACGAAACATCGCTCCAGAAGGCGTTTTTCCTCAGCCGGATCATCGAGTACAACCTGCCCCGCAATTATGTGGAGCAGCAGAGCGAAATTCTCCGTAAGATCACCAAAGCCGAAATCGACGCGGTTGCCAAAAAGCAACTACCTATCAATAACATGATTATAACGGTAGTTGGTAACAAGCAATTGATTAAACCCGGCCTGGAAAAACTGGGCTACGAACTGGTTGAGCTGGATAAAGAAGGCAACGTACTGGGTTCGTCAACCACCCCGGCCGACGTACCAGCGGGCGGTGCCCCGGCTAAAATGTCATCGGGCAAGAAGAATTAA
- a CDS encoding putative restriction endonuclease (KEGG: har:HEAR0008 putative restriction endonuclease), translating into MAKSPNWTREELILAFNLYLKLPFGKMHKGNPDVIKLATLLGRRTPDSVAIRLTNFANVDPYHQQRGVKGMDGGRKQVEPIWNEFVNNQEDLVFESERILAEYQHKTVEELHPEIKFDWQNLQGEVRERVVKTRVNQSIFRQMILKTYTNQCAISGICLPELLVAGHIVPWAVDAQNRLNPENGICLSNLYDKAYENGLICIDTDYKLLISKRLKKESTKNFYQQFFGRFEQQTINLPIEYQPRKEFLEYRLERFSV; encoded by the coding sequence ATGGCAAAATCACCTAACTGGACACGCGAAGAGCTTATTCTGGCCTTTAACCTCTATTTGAAACTACCATTTGGAAAAATGCACAAAGGCAATCCAGATGTTATCAAACTCGCTACTTTATTAGGACGACGTACTCCTGACTCTGTGGCTATACGGCTTACCAACTTTGCTAATGTTGATCCGTATCATCAGCAACGCGGTGTTAAAGGCATGGATGGCGGACGAAAGCAAGTTGAACCAATTTGGAATGAATTTGTCAACAATCAGGAAGACCTAGTTTTTGAGAGCGAACGTATTTTGGCTGAATATCAGCATAAAACGGTTGAAGAACTTCACCCAGAGATAAAGTTTGATTGGCAAAACTTACAAGGTGAAGTACGAGAACGTGTTGTAAAAACACGTGTAAATCAGAGCATTTTCCGGCAAATGATACTAAAAACCTATACAAATCAATGTGCTATATCCGGAATATGTTTGCCTGAGTTATTAGTGGCTGGGCATATAGTTCCATGGGCGGTTGATGCCCAAAATCGGTTGAACCCGGAGAATGGAATTTGTTTGTCGAACCTTTATGACAAAGCTTACGAGAATGGATTAATTTGTATAGATACAGATTATAAACTATTGATTTCAAAGCGTTTGAAGAAAGAATCTACCAAGAATTTTTATCAACAGTTTTTTGGACGCTTTGAGCAACAAACTATTAATTTGCCTATTGAGTATCAGCCACGCAAAGAGTTTTTAGAATACCGATTAGAGCGTTTTTCTGTGTAA
- a CDS encoding amino acid permease-associated region (PFAM: amino acid permease-associated region~KEGG: xcv:XCV3982 amino acid-polyamine-organocation superfamily protein), which translates to MTPPAPNAGLDRAIRPFDFIALIINITIGAGILGLPAKLYALVGTWSLLAYGVSAAIVTLIILCFAEVSSRFSGTGGPYLYARVAFGPLVGFEVGWLFWLSRIAAFASICNLFVSYAALFRPQLGSGWERAGLITVIVVVLGVINYLGVQRSARVNTVFTISKLVAIGAFALGGLFFVNPHAFTFPRFPAYTSFSQAVLLLIFTFSGFDVAAIPSGEVQRPQRTVPLSLLVSIGTVAVLFMAVQVVCIGTLPDLTHSERPLADAAGQFIGPAGAVFITVVALLTALGTLHALMLTGPRLLFAMAEQGQLPRWLARTHSRFRTPYVAIFVTAALQFLLAVTGTFLYALTLSTLIRLAYFALTSAALPVLRRRTDVPVAQFRVAGGAVVSGITVLLCGWLLSNSSGREARDVGIAAGIGLLIFLGMRSQPK; encoded by the coding sequence ATGACTCCACCCGCCCCCAACGCAGGACTAGACCGGGCGATCCGGCCATTCGATTTTATTGCGTTGATCATCAATATTACCATTGGCGCGGGTATTTTGGGCCTGCCTGCCAAATTATATGCGCTGGTAGGCACCTGGAGTCTGCTGGCGTATGGAGTTAGTGCGGCCATCGTAACGTTAATTATTCTGTGTTTCGCGGAGGTAAGCAGCCGATTCAGTGGTACCGGCGGACCTTACCTCTACGCCCGCGTTGCGTTTGGGCCGCTGGTTGGCTTCGAGGTTGGCTGGCTATTCTGGCTATCGCGCATAGCGGCCTTTGCGTCGATCTGTAATTTGTTCGTCAGCTATGCCGCACTATTTCGCCCCCAACTGGGCAGCGGCTGGGAGCGGGCCGGACTCATAACGGTCATTGTTGTGGTGCTGGGTGTTATCAATTATTTGGGCGTTCAACGGTCGGCGCGGGTAAATACGGTATTTACTATCAGTAAGTTAGTGGCCATCGGGGCGTTTGCGCTTGGCGGCTTGTTTTTTGTAAATCCACACGCTTTTACATTTCCACGCTTTCCGGCATACACCTCGTTTTCGCAGGCCGTCCTGTTGCTTATTTTCACCTTTTCGGGCTTCGATGTGGCGGCCATTCCGTCGGGGGAGGTGCAGCGTCCCCAGCGAACGGTGCCGCTGTCGCTCCTGGTATCTATTGGTACAGTGGCGGTATTGTTTATGGCGGTGCAGGTAGTTTGCATTGGAACGCTGCCCGACTTAACCCATTCGGAGCGTCCGCTGGCCGATGCCGCCGGGCAGTTTATCGGTCCGGCCGGCGCTGTATTTATTACCGTTGTGGCTTTGCTAACGGCGCTGGGAACGTTGCACGCCCTCATGTTAACCGGCCCCCGACTGTTGTTTGCAATGGCCGAACAGGGGCAATTACCCCGTTGGCTGGCTCGGACGCACTCGCGTTTTCGTACACCTTATGTCGCCATTTTCGTTACGGCTGCGTTGCAGTTCCTGCTGGCTGTAACAGGAACATTTCTGTATGCACTAACGCTAAGCACCCTGATACGCCTGGCGTACTTTGCCCTGACCAGTGCGGCCCTGCCCGTTCTGCGTCGGCGTACCGATGTGCCAGTGGCGCAGTTCCGGGTGGCGGGTGGCGCAGTCGTGTCGGGTATTACGGTGCTGTTGTGCGGCTGGCTATTAAGCAATAGTTCAGGCCGGGAAGCCCGCGATGTTGGTATTGCCGCCGGTATTGGACTGCTTATCTTTCTGGGAATGCGGAGCCAGCCCAAATAA
- a CDS encoding amino acid permease-associated region (PFAM: amino acid permease-associated region~KEGG: mpo:Mpop_4969 amino acid permease-associated region), which yields MRIKSLDLLRQEAAQSGESTLKRSLGAFNLVAIGIGVIIGAGLFSLTGLAAANHAGPAVTLSFVVAAVGCAFSALCYAEFAAMVPVAGSAYTYAYATLGELFAWIIGWDLVLEYSVGAATVAISWSQYLTRFLSYFGLHLPPRFMASPFETVMGADGTAVSGFVNLPAVLIVVLITGIIIRGTSGSTLFNSIVVTLKVLVVLVFIALGWQYIDPVNYQPYIPENTGTFGEFGWSGVLRGAGVVFFVFIGFDIVATMAQEARNPQRDMPIGILGSLVVCTVLFVLFGYVMTGMANYTEFKNSAAPVAIAIAKTPYRWLGQLIIGAILIGYTSVILVDLLGQSRVFFSMSRDGLLPKAFSEIHPRFRTPWKANLLLCAFIGLFAGFVPIRVVGEMTSIGTLLAFVMVCVGILILRKKQPDAPRSFRTPWVPVVPVLGILTCMVMMVSLPGDTWLRLVVWLAIGLVIYFLYGRKRSKLRES from the coding sequence ATGCGTATAAAATCCCTTGACCTTTTACGGCAGGAAGCCGCTCAAAGCGGAGAATCAACTCTCAAACGTTCGTTAGGTGCGTTCAATCTGGTTGCTATTGGCATTGGTGTTATTATTGGAGCCGGGTTGTTTTCGCTGACGGGGCTGGCCGCTGCCAACCATGCCGGACCTGCGGTAACGCTTTCATTCGTTGTAGCCGCCGTAGGCTGCGCGTTCAGTGCGCTGTGTTATGCCGAGTTTGCGGCTATGGTGCCGGTTGCAGGCAGTGCTTATACGTACGCCTATGCTACCCTGGGTGAGTTGTTCGCCTGGATTATTGGCTGGGACCTGGTACTGGAGTATTCAGTTGGGGCCGCTACGGTAGCCATTAGCTGGTCGCAGTACCTGACCCGGTTTCTGAGTTATTTTGGGCTGCACCTGCCGCCCCGGTTCATGGCATCGCCGTTCGAAACGGTTATGGGAGCCGATGGAACGGCCGTTTCGGGTTTCGTCAACCTGCCCGCCGTTCTGATAGTGGTGCTTATTACCGGCATTATTATTCGGGGTACATCGGGTTCTACCTTGTTCAACTCCATTGTGGTAACGCTGAAGGTACTGGTTGTGCTGGTGTTCATTGCGCTCGGCTGGCAGTACATAGACCCCGTTAACTATCAGCCTTACATTCCGGAGAATACCGGTACGTTTGGCGAATTTGGCTGGAGTGGCGTATTACGTGGCGCGGGGGTTGTCTTTTTTGTCTTTATCGGCTTCGATATTGTGGCGACTATGGCGCAGGAGGCCCGCAACCCCCAGCGCGACATGCCCATTGGCATCCTTGGATCGCTGGTGGTTTGTACGGTGTTATTTGTGCTTTTCGGGTACGTCATGACAGGTATGGCCAACTACACGGAGTTTAAAAACAGTGCCGCTCCGGTAGCCATCGCCATTGCCAAAACGCCCTATCGCTGGCTCGGCCAGTTGATTATCGGGGCTATTCTGATTGGGTATACCTCGGTCATTCTGGTCGATTTACTGGGTCAGTCGCGGGTGTTTTTCTCGATGAGCCGCGACGGTCTGTTGCCCAAAGCGTTCTCCGAAATTCATCCCCGCTTCCGAACCCCCTGGAAGGCAAACCTGCTGTTATGTGCGTTTATCGGCCTGTTTGCGGGCTTTGTACCCATCCGGGTGGTTGGCGAAATGACGAGTATCGGAACGTTGCTGGCTTTTGTGATGGTTTGTGTAGGTATACTGATTCTCCGCAAAAAACAACCCGACGCACCCCGGTCATTCCGGACGCCCTGGGTACCGGTGGTGCCTGTTCTGGGCATTCTTACCTGTATGGTCATGATGGTCTCACTGCCGGGCGACACCTGGCTGAGGCTGGTGGTGTGGCTGGCTATCGGGCTGGTGATTTACTTTTTGTATGGCCGAAAGCGGAGTAAATTGCGGGAAAGCTGA
- a CDS encoding transcriptional regulator, BadM/Rrf2 family (TIGRFAM: transcriptional regulator, Rrf2 family~PFAM: protein of unknown function UPF0074~KEGG: geo:Geob_1650 transcriptional regulator, BadM/Rrf2 family) — protein sequence MISKKAKYAIKALKALTESYGSGPILITDIAKRENIPHKFLEGILLEMRNHGILQSQKGKGGGYLLRVDPERINLAQVIRIIDGPIAPTPCVSLNFYVRCDDCADEETCSIRPIMLRVRDANLAVYEKTTIQMLVDKNKQPI from the coding sequence ATGATCTCGAAAAAAGCAAAATACGCCATCAAAGCCCTTAAAGCACTAACCGAATCCTACGGGAGCGGTCCTATTCTGATTACGGACATCGCTAAACGCGAGAACATCCCTCATAAATTTCTGGAGGGCATTCTTTTAGAAATGCGTAATCATGGCATCCTGCAAAGTCAGAAAGGCAAAGGGGGCGGGTATCTGTTGCGGGTAGATCCCGAACGCATCAATCTGGCTCAGGTAATCCGGATCATTGATGGGCCCATTGCGCCTACCCCCTGTGTTTCGCTGAACTTCTACGTGCGTTGCGACGACTGCGCCGACGAAGAGACTTGTTCCATCCGCCCAATTATGCTTCGCGTTCGTGATGCCAATCTGGCCGTTTATGAAAAAACAACCATTCAAATGCTGGTGGATAAAAACAAACAACCCATCTAA
- a CDS encoding hypothetical protein (KEGG: hypothetical protein) has protein sequence MTSDRFNSLFNEYRQQVVDLSTAAVNASSPAETPTWLHVLQRHVQEWKQHYGSESQAIQEIRAKHRHSQLSSQAKFTDLEQEILEVTKSFELKRETIWIRQQNELSRLGISMG, from the coding sequence ATGACGAGTGATCGTTTTAACAGCTTATTCAACGAATATCGTCAGCAGGTAGTTGACCTCAGTACTGCCGCCGTCAATGCAAGCTCTCCCGCTGAAACACCTACCTGGCTCCATGTACTTCAGCGGCATGTTCAGGAATGGAAGCAGCATTACGGTTCAGAAAGTCAGGCGATTCAGGAAATCAGAGCCAAACACCGGCATAGCCAGTTGAGCAGCCAGGCCAAATTCACCGACCTGGAGCAGGAGATTCTGGAAGTGACGAAGTCATTCGAGTTAAAACGGGAAACAATTTGGATTCGCCAGCAGAACGAGTTGAGCAGGCTTGGTATCTCGATGGGTTGA